The sequence below is a genomic window from Bos javanicus breed banteng chromosome 5, ARS-OSU_banteng_1.0, whole genome shotgun sequence.
cctactattACACCACTATTCATGGCTATTAACCAGGCGTTATGGAAAAAGCTATACAAGGACTTTTTCACTTAACTCTCAAAATAACTCTATGAGGTAAGTACCACTGCTTTAAGAATCTGAAGCTTAGTGAGGCCATGTCAATTGTTGAAGATAAAACAGCTTAGGGTGGTATAGCCTGGATCTGAGCTCAGCCCACAAGCTTCACTATTAATTACTCTGTTTTGCATGTGCCTCAAATGTCTCAACAGTCAGAAATCTTTGCAGCCAAGATATCTTCCTTCAGAAAGTGCCATGTGGCAGGAGTTGTATTACCCTCTTCACCTCTGTGGTCCCAATGCCTAGGCCGGTGCTTGGCCCATAGTCGATACTAGATATATATTTGGGGAATGAATACAGGGGTGTGGATGTAGCAGAAAACCAGCAGTCTGTCCTGAGCCTCTTTTGTGAAGTGAGGTAGGAATCGTATTCCTATATCAGGTCAGGGAAAGGAAGCCGAGGACTATCAGGCTATTCGTGATTTTTTGTGTTTCAAATTCAAAACAAGCATTGTTTTATGATCAGAATGAATTATCCTGACATTCTATCACATCTTATCAGACTCTTCTTTATTCAAAACATTGTTGGTACTATTACTTAATAAACTGGAGCAAGCAATAAATTCCACTGGTCTACAGAGACTAAGGTTGGGTTCCCAGTACCAAAATGATTTTGATTATTGAGTTGGCATATACCCCTAAACATTCCTAAATCAGTGGTTGGCAGCGGCAAGAttctgagagaaaaagaaaaaaacagtgcacacgtgtgcgcacacacacacacagacacacatacccaTCCAGCAGCTTCAATGCATCTTGCACGTTAATAGATTCCTTATGGATTACATGGCTGTGATTGTGAAAGAGGACAAAGGACTAGAAGTAACCTTATTtctctaaacaacaaaaaaattcttttcaatattcctttgaaaagtcattttttttttctgaaaagaataggaaaaaaaaacctaatatAATGAACTCTTAAAAATGTGTGTCAGCAACACAATAGGAAACCAGAATAAATGGCAAGGCAACCACATGAAGCCGATCACAGAGTGAGTTCATTTGTGCTCTACCAGAGGATTGAGATGGAGAAAACAACCCGGCGGAGGGAGAATGCCACTTATAGTAAGACGGCCTGGCATGGGGGCAGGGGTGCAGTAGGGGAGGAACATTCTAGAATTCAAAGCAACAGACTATTCCTATCATATTCCTAAAATCTGTACAATGAAACCTGTTTATATTATCCTCAAATTAATTGTTCACTGTTCAGATTTCAGAGTCCTGGCCAGTGACCCACCAACGATTTCCTTAttcataacattttcttttctcggTCCCCTGAAAAAAATAACGAATGAGTTTCTCCGTTTGTAAAGCTGCTCTGAAATGTTTCCTTACGTCATGGGGGCTAGAAGGTCATCTTGGGACACTGGATGCAACGGGGGGCCCTTGGGCCGGGAACCAGGAGATTTTGTGACTGTGAGGCAACTTCTGATCCCATTAGCTGATGGTTGACTGACATTTTGGAACAAGATTTTGCAAGAGGctggggaaagaaggaaaagaaggagcaTGGGAAGGAGGCACTTAAAGGATTGAAAAAGCAGGAATGAGCTGAGTGCTCCCAGATTCAAGGAGAATTTTATTATTGGACACAGACCTGTGGTGAGCTTTCAGCTGGGATCTCAGAGGCCCAGCTTGAGGGGCATCATACAGGTTTTCTTAGCATTTTGCTGACCTTACCAAGCAAACTGTGTCCATGAGAAAAGACAAGTtaacttctcatttaaaaattgagCAGCAATGTATACAGACATAATGGGGCAGCCCTTCCTGGAGGGTTAAAAAGTggtattttagaaaaaataaaaggaattacaGCTTCACATGCATGGAACTTGTTTATCAGAGATGTGACATAAGCTAAAAATAACTAGTATCATGAAAGATTAATCTAGATTCCTTGGTACTAGTTTGCTAATAATTAATTACTGGAAGTGAAGGACTTCAGGGGATATTCTTAAATTTTCATCAGTAATTCTTACCAGAGGCAGAATATTGGTTGGGTTGAATAGAGTCTGACTGAATGTTTAATTTCTCATTGAAAACAGTAATTACATTTTGAAAGATCTCAGGAAGCTCCTCTATCCAAAATGTGttggaggattaaaaaaaataagaaaagattttaCAGTCAGTGTACTTTGAAGCCCACTTGCACTCCGTTCTGGTCATTCTTGGCTGTGGGACCTTGgttaaattatttaacctctctgaacttccacTCAATGGTATAAAGACTAAAAACACGTGCCTAGCAAGGTTTATGTGATGAGCAGGTGTGATCATATGTGTAAAAACTTAGTgtagggcctggcacatagtaggttaCCAGTAAATGTTAGTaccatttattttctatatcttcaTTTTCACTCCTGCCCCACCACCTCCTGCTCTCCGGTTCTTGAAATCTTTTCACCAATGACAGAGCCTTTTcttgcatatttaaaaatagggaattccctggtggtccagtggttaagactctttggTTTCACTGAcatggcctgggtttgatccctggccagggaactaagatcgcacaagctgcatggcatagccaaaattttttaaaaataaaatataaaataatgtaatcaGTACAACATAACATAAATATATAGCATAACATCACTAAGTACTGTATCATATATTTCATCttgtttaatcctcaaaacaatccTATGACATAAGTACCATTATTGACCCCATTTTACAGGGAAAGAAACCAAATCTAAATAGGGTTAAACACTATTTCAAAGATCTATTGCTATATAATAAAGACCCCAAAACTTGGTGGCTTGAAGTAATAACTATTTTATTATATCTCATGATTCTGAGTtgactgggctcagctgggcagttctGCTCCATGTGATGTTGTATGCCCATGATGATGCACATTTATCTGAAGACTCCATTTTCCTAGAACATCCAAGATAGCTTGCTCACATGGCTGGCAACTGGTGCTGAATGTCAACCAGGAGCACAACCAGGACTGCCCATCAGAGCACATCCATGTTCttccattgcctttcttgggatggCTGCTGGACTCTGAGAGGGAGCagtgcaagaggaaaaaaaaaaatggaaccttCCAGTTTACTTAAGGCCTGGCCTCAGAAGTCTCATAATATTATTTCTGCTGTGATCCAATGGTCAAAGCAGTTACATGCCCAGCAAGGTTTAAGAGAAGAGGAAACACATTTCACCTCTCaatggtgggcttcccttgtggctcagttggtaaagaatctgcctgcaatgtgggagacttgggttcggtccctggattaggaagatcccctggataagggaaaggctacccactctagtattctggcctggagaattccatggactgtataatccatagggtcacaaagagtgggacatgatggagcaaatttcacttcactttggaggagtggcagggagggagggagttgaTCACAGCCATGGTTGGAGACTATTTGCCATAAATACTGTGCACtgtgcccaaagtcacagagctcgTGGGTGTCAGAGTTAATATTCCATATGCTCAGCCACTAtgtcacacacatacatgtgacAATATACAATTAAATGCCAAAGTCTGTGCAAAACATGGTAAGCACAATATCGTTTCAGAGGAGAGACCATTACAAAGTCAAGACCTCTAAAAAACCCTAAACTGAAAAAAGTACCTATTTTGTGCCCCTTCTCCCCATGTGATATAGAATGAACGTTATTTCTTGAAATGTCACAAAGTTTACACATGCTAAAATAAATTCTGTCTAGATTTTTACATTCCAAAATTCTGGACACATTAATTGAATCTgaggtttctgtgtgtgtgtgtgtgtgtgtgttcatgcatgGTGAGGCAGGGGCGGGGGGTTAGAATCCTGACTTATAAACACTCTGAACACTACTCAGCCTGATAAATAGACTCCCCATCTTCAGAGGTATCCCAAAGTAGCATTGAGAACCAGATTGCAAAGAAGGAAGATCTACATGAAACCCAGGTGCAGCTGTGTAAACTCTGTTTGGCCTTGGCCTTGCTGAAGGTAGATGCCTAGGGAGCCCTGTTGGGGGCTGGGTAGCAAAGATCCTGCTTGAGATCTTCCCAGTGACTGATCTGGGAACATCCTGGTTTGCACCACTCTTACTAGTTTCATTTGGAAAGGGATTGACAAGCATAAAGCACACCCAGTCATCATAACCCTACTTACAAAATTTTTCAGAGAGTTTATCAACCTAAATCTGTCTTATATTACCTATCTACCAGGGCTTCCTGGTAAAGACAAGGACTTGGGGACTTTTTTGAGTCATTCTGAGCAAGCGTCATCTTTAGATTCTTCTCTTGCTAAGGTGGCTTCTATCATTTTCATTTGCAaaaccttttctctttcttcatattTGAAAGAAACCCAGTATGACTGTTGTAATTTTTTCATGCAAATTGCAAATATTTAGAATCCCTgtcaaaggaatgaaataaaagcagatgtttttcccTTATGCTGGCCCCAAGTAATACCACATTAGAAAACAGAGAGTATTTTCAAGTCTCCTTAAAAagtatttcaagaaaataaacatttgttggatGCAAACAAGAACAGAATAtggtattttttaatatgaatgtaGACTTTAGAGCTAAGGAGCCTAAGGCCCAGAGAGACTTGAGTGACTTGTGTAAGGTCACAGAGTGAGTTTACAGCCAATTCAGGATGTGAACTCAGTTCTCTCCAATTCAGCCTGATGTTCTTTCTATGCTCCATGTGGTAGATGGATTGCAAAGATGGCCCTGATATTTCATGCCTTCCCGTGGTGACACCTTTGCAATATGACTTAGCAGGTCCTCTCATCACCTCTGGGATCTGGGTCAGTATCACATGTAGTAGAATGGTGGGATGTGATAGAAGTGATGGTGTACCACTTTGGAGCCTTAATCTCAAGAGTTCTTAAGTGTTTCCACTTGTTCTATTGGAATCTTACTAACACCATAAGGACAAGCCTACACCATCCTGATAGAGAATGAAAAGTCACAGGGAGAAGATCCAAGTTACTCCAGCTAAAGTCAGACTAGCCAACAACCAGTCAACTAGGACATATGACAGAACCTAACTTGAGCATCAGAGCCCACAGCTGATCATGAATGAGCATCACTGAGACCAGAAAAACTACCCAGCTGACTCATGAGcaataaaatatacttattttttaagcaGATTCcagcaaatctttttttttaaagggctagATAGTGAATATTATAGGCTTGTGAGGCCTATGCTCTATAGTAACTTTcttttgtttgctgttgttgttgtttgactgactcgtgtctgactcttttgtgatcccatggactgtagcccaccaggctcctctgtccatgggatttcccaggcaagaatactgcagtgggtagctatttccttctccaggagaccttcccaacccagggatgaaacccatgtctcctgcaatggcaggaggattctttaccactgagtcaccagaaaagTGGTAGTTTATTGTAGTGTGAAAAACAGACAAACATATAAGGCAGATAACATGTAAATTAACAGGCACAGCTATATCCAAATAAAGCTACATTTACAAAGACAAGTGTCTGGCTCACAGACTGTAGCGTGCAGACCCTTCATTATAAGTCATCGACTTTGGGACGATTTGTTATACAGCAAGAGTCAGCCAATACACTGATTTTGACTTCATATCCCAAACAAAGAAAAGTACCAATGTAACTGCCAAAGAACTTAGTTACAAAGATAAAAGGGAGGAGTAGAAGGGAAACATCTCCATTTTTTTGAAGTTCACAATTTACCTGTAAAGTCTGTCAGCAACCTTTCTCATTTCAGTTTGGGTATTGCTGTCAGAGAGCTGTTATTCCAGCCCTAACAAATAGGGTTTCTTGGGGATAGCCAAACTACTGCGGGACAAAATGGAACCTATTATGGTTGAAAACTCAGTTTTTAAGCTTGATTCTGGATTCCAACCCCAACTGAAACAGAGATGTGGAGAgacctttttttcttaaaagtattttacttatttatttattttttctggctgcactgggtcttcgatTTTGCACACGAGCTTTCCCTAGCTGTGGCAAGCGGAGGCTACTCTTCATGGCAGTGTGTGGGATTCTCATTTTAGTGACTTCTCTTATTGTGAAGCGCGGGCTCTAggcacaagggctcagtagtggcacaggggcttagttgctatgcagcacgtggaatcttcctgaacgaggaatcaaactcatgcagccctgaaggcagattcttaaccgctggaccaccaaggaagttcctggAGAGCTTTTAAAGCCATAGTTGGACCCCTCTGCCTAGTTCTCATTCTCATGGTTTCTATAGCATTGGTTCTTCTGACCACATCCTCCTTGAAACCATCTCTTCCCTTGGCTCCCATCATGCTTTGAGCTCATTTCTTTCATCTCTGGCCTATCAGCAGAAACTCCCTACTCggagttgtttttcctttttatattttggccCTGAgccactttttctttctgttctataCCAGTGGGTCTGAGGTAGAAATATGTATCAGAATTCCTCATAGAACCTATTTAAAGCTTGGAAGCATAATAGTCATGATTTGAAAAAGCTCCTCATGTGACTTTGGTGGACACTCTGGTAGCATTTAGTATTTTCCAAAGATAACCCCCACTATTTCCCATTTCATATGCCCTTCCACAATGTGACTGTGTCATTTTACCCACCAAGAAGCAGAATCTATTTCTCAGCCTCTTGGATGTGGTTAGGTTCTGCAAAGTTAATAGAAGTGAGACGGCCAGTCCTGGACATGGTCCTTGACGGACCTGGTAGCTTTACTCCTGCCTCTTGTAAGAAGTGTGGCCAGAGATCCTGAGACTATGAAACTCAAGTCATATGGAGCAGCCCAAAGGATAAGACCTCACGTGTAGAACACTGAGGCACCATGTGTAAATGAAGAACCATCTTGAAAGTGGCTCCTCCAGGCCCAACCATTAAAGTTAATACCATGTGGAGCAAAACTATATAGCCTAGTCCTTACCAAAATCTTGGCCCACAAGATcatgagcaaaataaatgattGTGTTAAACCATTAAGTTTGGGGTAGCTGTTACACAAAAATAGGTAAACCAGACCAACCTCTCTCTCCATGCGTACATACAACTGTGTGAAGAACTATTGCCCTATATTGTCTACCTGGCTTATATGGTTCCAGCCACTGACGATGGGTTGATAGTTCAGAAATCATCTTACCTCTTTTCTGAGTTCTGGACCTGGTATTTATATAGATTTACATAGAAGTCCTACTGGCAATACACTTCAAATGCAACACatactgaactgaacacatcatctcctttttaaaaactcctGTTCTCTTTTGCAATTAATTGCTCCCACTGTCTACCAAGTCACCTTGGAgtaatttttcactcttctctcttaTCTGGGGCAGCCAGTAAGTCACAAAATCCTCTTTTTTCTCTCCACTGTCATGGTTCTGGTTAGTTCTGTGTCATCTCTCAGCTGCATTATGATGGTGGTCTCCCATGTGGTCTTCTTACTTAGCCTTTCTTTCCTCCACCTTCCACATGATGGCCAGAATGGCCTTCCTAAAATGAGTCACTTCACACTTCTCACTGCGGCAATCAATACCACTCATTGTTGAGGAACAAAGTAACTCCTCCTTTATAACTCCCAGCTAACCTGGTCTATGAGTTCCCTTTCGAGGACTCTCATTTCTGAGTGGGCTCTTCTCTCAGCATAAAAtggctttgttttcctttttcacacGTAGAAATCCTTTGTATTAATACATGCCAAAACTCAGTTCAATGTTCATCGTCCCCTGGATGCATTTTCTGGTTGCTCTTTTGCACAGGGCTGCCTCTTACTGCTGTGCAGGACATGTACTACACAACTTTAAGGAGAGCTGTTCACAATGACTACAGTGTGAATTGCATCTCCTAaagttgtataaatatatatcaagtTATATAGTCATAattaatttttccttctctgcacaACGTCAACATGgttctttattttgtttccttaaaaatCACTTCTAAAATACCCACTAGGAGACGGCGGGAGCGGTTTCACCATGGCGGCCGGGACGATCTCCGAGCGAAACCAGGATGCCACTGTGTAAGTGGGGGGCCTCTATGAGAAGGTTAGCGAACCACTGTTGTGGGAACTATTTCTCCAGGCAGGGCCAGTAGTGAACACGCACATGCCAAAAGATAGAGTCACTGGTCAGCACCAAGGCTATGGCTTTGTGGAATTCTTAAGTGAGGAAGATGCTGACTATGCCATTAAGATCATGAACATGATCAAACTCTATGGGAAGCCAATACAGGTGAACAAAGCATCAGCTCACAACAAAAACCTGGATGTGGGGGCTAACATTTTTATTGGGAACCTGGACCCAGAGATTGATGAGAAGTTGCTTTATGATACTTTTAGCGCCTTTGGGGTCATCTTACAAACCCCTAATATTATGCGGGACCCTGACACAGGCAACTCCAAAGGTTATGCCTTTATTAATTTTGCTTCAGTTGATGCTTCGGATGCAGCGATTGAGGCCATGAATGGGCAGTATCTCTGTAACCGCCCAATCACTGTGTCCTATGCATTCAAGAAGGACTCCAAGGGTGAGCGCCATGGCTCAGCCGCTGAAAGACTTCTGGCAGCACAGAACCCACTCTCCCAGGCTGACCGCCCTCATCAGCTGTTTGCAGATGCACCTCCTCCACCATCTGCTCCCAATCCTGTGGTATCATCATTGGGATCTGGGCTTCCTCCACCAGGCATGCCTCCTCCTGgctccttcccacctccagtACCGCCTCCTGGAGCCCTTCCTCCTGGGATACCCCCAGCCATGCCACCACCATCTATGCCTCCTGGGGCTGGAGGACATGGCCCCCCATCAGCGGGAACCCCAGGGGCTGGACATCCTGGACACGGACACTCACATCCTCACCCATTCCCACCAGGTGGGATGCCCCATCCAGGGATGTCTCAGATGCAGCTGGCCCACCATGGCCCTCATGGCTTAGGGCACCCCCACGCTGGGCCCCCTGGCTCTGGGGGGCAGCCACCACCCCGACCACCACCTGGAATGCCTCATCCTGGACCTCCTCCAATGGGGATGCCCCCCCGAGGGCCTCCGTTTGGCTCTCCTATGGGTCACCCAGGTCCTATGCCTCCGCATGGTATGTGTGGACCTCCTCCACTGATGCCTCCTCATGGATACACTGGCCCTCCAGGACCTCCACCCCATGGCTACCAGCGGGgggcccctccctccacccagaCCCACTCCCCGACCTCCAGTGGCCCCTCGAGGCCCACTTCGAGGCCCTCTCCCTCAGTGATTTCTCATTGTTTTTCATCCTGTCGTAGCCTCCCAATATCTATTCACTTCCTTGGACCAATCAGAGCTGCTGTAGCTCCTAGGGGCTAAGGCGCTAATCCCTCTCAGGCCTTTCTTTTGTAAGTGTAATTTTTTCACAggaggctttattttattttattttttcctacgtTGGCCCTAAGTGTTTTACAGATACCCAGAGAAAATTAAACTGCTTgtttatcaaaaaaataaaataaaataaaatacccactatatgccaggcactgaatAAAGACCACAGACACAAAGGTATGTTATCAGGTCTCAGTCTTAAGTGACTTAAAGCTGCGGTAAACAGACATATAATGAAATGTATGTTATTTACAAAAGAATTTCACCTCTATTTTTATCTTTaccttatttttttccattttggagttggttgagaaaataaaagaaaaaaagggaattccctgtcagtccagtggttaggtctcaGTGGTCTCACAGTAGGGgccctgtgttcaatccctggtcaaagaactaagatcccacaagccatgtggcatggaacaacaacaactaaaagaGTTGGTTaagagtttctattttattttttaaagagttctaTTTTAGAATATAATTCTTAGGGAGTGAGGTCCTGTCTTATTTATCATGGCCCACAATTAACACTTGGCTTTGCTCCATATAGTCTCAGATAATGGTTACTAGATTGTATCAGATGTATTAATTGTTAACAACAAGAGCAACCATTTATTGGCCTTTACATGGAATCCTGCTAGCAGCATGATGCTGGATGGGAAGTACACATGTAGAGCTATGGCAGACTGCTGTGAGTTCACTCTACCCTAGTTCCTTTTCTTACTGGGCACTCTGCTGGACTGCTTTTCCCAGTCTTCCCTGAAGTTAGGTAGGACCATATGACTGATTCTGGCCAATAAAACGTGGGTGGGAAATGATATATATCTAAGTCTGGTCTACAAAACTTTTTGCTTAATTGTCCAGTCTTCcagtctctctctttccctcctgcaGCTTAGTGAAGAAGTCTTTGAAGATCTCAAAGAGGTAACACTTCAAAGACAAAAGAACTTGGGTCTCTGAGATACTATTTAGGGCATCATTGACTAACTAAAAATACTTGCATTACACTATTGCATGTGTCAgccataaactttttttttctctatcaaaTGTGGTTTTTATTCAACTGACAAGAACTTTTCTACAGCTACACTCGTGGAACATCACATGGCAAAAAGAGGAGTTTTTTCCTCTAGACTTTttcccgttttttttttttaccttattaaAAATGAGATTGGTCCTAAAAATAGAGAAAGTTGAAGGCTGTTTTTTTTATCATtgtcagtttgctgctgctgctgctaaatcacttcagtcatgtctgactctgtgtgaccccatagaccgcagcccaccaggctcccccacccctgggattctccaggcaagaacactggagtgggttgccatttccttctccaatgcatgaaagtgaaaagtgaaagtgaagtcgcttagtcgtgtccgactcttctcgaccccatggactgcagcccaccaggctcctccatccatgggattttccaggcaagagtaccggagtggggtgccattgccttctccatcattgtCAGTTTAAACTTGCCTAATTCAAGTGCTAAGTTTAAGGCAAGCTTCCTAGATTGATCATGACTACCTACTTTTCAAGAGTACCCAGTAGATTCCAAAATTGAATCTACTACTCTGTTTAAGTATGAGCTCTCTCATCTCCATGATCAGAAATAATGGCTTGTTTAATCTCTCACTTTTATAGTCCTTGAAATACATATGAGTGGTAACAAAACCAAAGAGCTGGTCAACTTCTCCCAAAATATACTTTAGTAAACCCAGAGAAAACTCTTTGGTGTAGAACGTGAAAAGGTCTAGGGATCCCCATGCCTGGTTAGGACCAGGCTAACCAGTCTATTACCTATAGAGGCTGCCTAGGATGGGGTGGCTGATGCTTAGGTCTGTAAATGCTGGGAAAGAAATAGAGAGAACTAAGTTTTGACTTCCTTAATGCCTTAGAGCCAGATTGGCACTTGTCACCACTCAATGACTTGTACTCATGTGACAGCCTTACCACTTCCTGTtttgatccaaaaaaaaaaaaaaaaaagaactctaagAGAGAAATGAGGCAACAAAACTGAAGAAGGCCCTGTatgtcctttttttctcttccatttattCAACATACATTTCACATTATGTTGTTATGTTGCACCTATTATGTTTAcaactctgtgtgtatgtttggAAGGACGGGAttcaaataaatgtaataaacagATCTGCTTCCAGGGAAATGTTTAGATTGATGGGATTAGACATGGCAAGCAGCTGTTTAAAAGATATTATAGAGAAGATAGGGCACTGGGTCTTATGAGACAGAGCCAGGTTCAAATGCAGGCTTCACCAATGACTGTGGTTCAAACTTGAGCACCTACTTAAACACCtaaattcagtttcctcatctgtaatttTTGAGGATTGCTGAAAGAATTAGAGAAtttcctagcacagtgcctggcaaacaGTAGGTGTTTAATAAGTGATAGCTCTTCTTACATGGGGAgacaaggcacacacacacatctgagcAGTTGGATGTTTAAGAAATGGCAAACAATTGGCATAGACAAGAAAAATTGTTTAGTGTGGAGGAGGGAAATTACATTAGGCTGGAGCAGACAAAATAagtcattaatttttcttaagtCTTCCTTTTGAAACATTTCTCAGTTCTAATCTAATATGGATGCCAAATCTAAATGCGTAATTCACATGCACCATCACCCTGAAAGGTATAAATGGAGAGAGGAATTCATTGTTCTAGAAGAAAATTTCCTCTATTGGGTGAAA
It includes:
- the LOC133247806 gene encoding LOW QUALITY PROTEIN: splicing factor 3B subunit 4-like (The sequence of the model RefSeq protein was modified relative to this genomic sequence to represent the inferred CDS: deleted 1 base in 1 codon; substituted 1 base at 1 genomic stop codon); the encoded protein is MAAGTISERNQDATVXVGGLYEKVSEPLLWELFLQAGPVVNTHMPKDRVTGQHQGYGFVEFLSEEDADYAIKIMNMIKLYGKPIQVNKASAHNKNLDVGANIFIGNLDPEIDEKLLYDTFSAFGVILQTPNIMRDPDTGNSKGYAFINFASVDASDAAIEAMNGQYLCNRPITVSYAFKKDSKGERHGSAAERLLAAQNPLSQADRPHQLFADAPPPPSAPNPVVSSLGSGLPPPGMPPPGSFPPPVPPPGALPPGIPPAMPPPSMPPGAGGHGPPSAGTPGAGHPGHGHSHPHPFPPGGMPHPGMSQMQLAHHGPHGLGHPHAGPPGSGGQPPPRPPPGMPHPGPPPMGMPPRGPPFGSPMGHPGPMPPHGMCGPPPLMPPHGYTGPPGPPPHGYQRGPLPPPRPTPRPPVAPRGPLRGPLPQ